ATGAACGTAAACGATATTTTAAAAGAACTTAAACTAAGTTTAATGGCTAATAAAAATATTGATGAATCCGTGTATAACGACTATATAAAGACAATAAATATTCATAAAAAGGGGTTTTCTGATTATATTGTTGTTGTTAAATCACAATTTGGTTTGTTAGCTATAAAACAGTTTCGTCAAACTATTGAAAATGAGATAAAAAATATTTTAAAAGAGCCTGTAAATATTAGTTTTACATACGAACAAGAATATAAAAAACAACTAGAAAAAGATGAACTAATTAATAAAGATCATTCTGATATCATCACTAAAAAAGTTAAAAAAATTAATGAAAACACATTTGAAAATTTTGTAATCGGTGCAAGTAATGAACAAGCTTTTATAGCAGTTCAAACCGTAAGTAAAAACCCTGGAATTTCTTATAATCCATTGTTTATTTATGGTGAATCTGGAATGGGAAAAACTCATTTACTAAAGGCTGCAAAAAACTATATTGAATCTAATTTTTTTGATCTAAAAGTTAGTTATATGAGTGGTGATGAGTTTGCAAGAAAAGCAGTTGATATATTACAAAAAACTCATAAAGAGATTGAACAATTTAAAAATGAAGTATGTCAAAATGATGTATTAATTATTGATGATGTTCAGTTTTTAAGTTATAAAGAAAAAACTAATGAAATATTTTTTACTATTTTTAATAACTTTATAG
This genomic window from Mycoplasma mycoides subsp. capri contains:
- the dnaA gene encoding chromosomal replication initiator protein DnaA; this translates as MNVNDILKELKLSLMANKNIDESVYNDYIKTINIHKKGFSDYIVVVKSQFGLLAIKQFRQTIENEIKNILKEPVNISFTYEQEYKKQLEKDELINKDHSDIITKKVKKINENTFENFVIGASNEQAFIAVQTVSKNPGISYNPLFIYGESGMGKTHLLKAAKNYIESNFFDLKVSYMSGDEFARKAVDILQKTHKEIEQFKNEVCQNDVLIIDDVQFLSYKEKTNEIFFTIFNNFIENDKQLFFSSDKSPELLNGFDNRLITRFNMGLSIAIQKLDNKTATAIIKKEIKNQNIKSEVTSEAINFISNYYSDDVRKIKGSVSRLNFWSQQNPEEKIITIEIISDLFRDIPTSKLGILNVKKIKEVVSEKYGISVNAIDGKARSKSIVTARHIAMFLTKEILNHTLAQIGEEFGGRDHTTVINAERKIETMLKKDKQLKKTVDILKNKILTK